A window of Populus trichocarpa isolate Nisqually-1 chromosome 17, P.trichocarpa_v4.1, whole genome shotgun sequence genomic DNA:
GAGGAAATGGTGGGGTGGGCTTGAAGCACCAGTTTAGGAAGTAGAGAAGAAAAGGTAGACATTATTGCCTCTTTTAGGCAACTAAATAGAATACCATAAGAAACTAACAAGCTTATTCATTGTCACAGACTGTAATAGTTACAATCGATCTTACATTAGTTCACTGCTGAAAGACAttggaaggatttttttttcccttgcagCGTTTTGTTCCTGGTCTTCTAATGAATTTGTATTAGGTTTCGATGTGTTGGGACGTAGAACCAGAAGAAATACAACCTTAGTCTTTTCGAATCTTTAAAATATGTGAACCTGACTCTATGTTTGTACTTTGTATAGTTTAAAGATCGCAGATACTTAAGCATCATGGCTGAGTCAGTTAGTAACAACACTGGAAAGAAGCTTGTCCGAATTGATGTCAGTTCAGACACTGTATGCCCATGGTGTTTTGTTGGCAAGAGAAATTTGGACAAAGCTATAGCTGCTTCTAAGGATCGGTTTGATTTTGAGGTTCCTTTCTGTCGTTCTCTCTGCCTCTCTTTCTTGCGTTGGAGTTTCAGTCTAACTTAAAGATCATATTTACTCTGCAGATCAAATGgcatcctttttttcttaatccttCTGCCCCTAAAGAAGGTGTGAATAAGCTAGATTTCTACAGGGAAAAGTTTGGATCTCGAGCTGAAGGAATCTTGGCTCGGATGACTGAggttttttaccattttttctttctcctcttacATACATGTTACTGTTTGTGTGGCCTTTGGGTTTGGTTAGAATGTAATTGTGTCACTATGATCATTGCAGATTTTTAAAGGTCTTGGTCTGGAATATAACTTGTCTGGACTCACGTAAgatttcattttgaattcatAAATGGACATTGtcatataagaaaaacaagtaCAAGTAGTTGATTTGATGGTGAAACTGTAAGAATTGTCTTGTGAACAGGGGCAATACTCTAGACAGCCACAGACTTATAAATTTTGCCGGCCAACAGGGTCTTGATAAGCAACATAAACTTGCTGAGGAGCTATTTCTTGGATACTTCACTCAGGCCAAATATGTTGGTGATAGGTAAGTGCATATCTTAGAACTTTTCACCTCCACACATGAGACTTATCATATCTTCTTTTGCATTTGTGTGTTTATGGTAACCAAATACTTTGTAGAGACTACCCATTTTCAGAAGACTCCATAGCTGCATTTCCAAGACTTTTTTCTCATAGTTTTCGAGAAGTTGCCAGTGGAATCTATTACTCAAGGATCTCAACCAGATTTCTAGCTTTAATTCAACTAAGTCACCTTGACACAGCATGACGTTGTCTAAGAAGCATTATCAATAAATTGATTGTTGAATTGTTCAGAATCAAATGAGATGGCAGCCTTAAAGCATTTCACATGAACATATGGCAGATGAACCCAATTTTGTGAGGCGTTCGCTATTAGTATGGTTGATGCTGCTTGGTAATTGAGAAAGCAGCTcaatttctatgtttttctcAGATAGTTGAAAGGGCCTCCGCAAAGCCTTCACTAGTCTTGCTGTCTCATAAAAAGATTTGTCTGTGCTTCTGCATTCTAACAAGGATAGCACCTCTTCTTATCCTAATATAACAGTCTTAGGCCATTGAGATGTATCATGAAAATGTAAAGCAAAGTTAATAGTGTTTATTCATCTTTACATCCCATTATGGAATACTCTAACACTCCCAACTGGATGCAGGGAATTTCTTCTAGAATGTGCTCAAAAGGTTGGGGTAGAGGGAGCAGCTAAATTTCTTGAAGATCCTAATAATGGAGTCAAGGAGGTCTTTCCCCCCCAATTGTTTAATATTCCCTTTGGTTGCCATTAAAATAGctaaaattaagaaatcaaatttaaaaaaattggtggtttttctctttttgggaAGCATTCGAGGTTTAATAtcattgctttcttttttctgaaaAACAATGGAATGGAATATTGTCCAAGTCTTCCATCACACTTCTTTTGAATCCTGATTGACAGCAGGCACAACTCCCCTAAAATATGTCACTTTACTACATATTTTCACAATCAAACCAGTCATGAGCTCTCTTCAGATGAAATCGATTGCCTTTGTTACCTTTCCTTATTCTCATAAATTGAAAACTAGCCTGACTAGCAACTTGATCTGGGCTGAACTTTCTGTTTATGATCATCTGAAGGTTAACGAGGAGCTTGAGAAGTACTCAGCACATATCACAGGAGTCCCATTCTACGTGGTATGTCATAAAGCATCCTTTCTTACTTAGCTTAGATCTTTGTTTCGGCATGCAAAAGGTCCGTTGACATGGAATTTTTTGAGCAGATCAATGGGAAACAGAAGTTGAGTGGTGGCCAGCCCCCTGAGGTTTTCCAGAAAGCGTTTGAAGTTTCCGCAAAATGATAGTTCCTCGCTACGAAAAATTTATATTCCTGTAATGTAACATCTGCTTTCCTTAGAAACAATAAACTTGCTAGAGGAGAATATATTCTCCTCCATACACGATCCTTTGTGTTTTACATGTCCTGCAAATACAATCATGAAGTTTACAGATTACAATAAATAGAgacttcggttttttttttggttttcaaagcATCCTTCCACTCCCCTGCATTGCATTTCTATAGAGCAGGCAACATTTTTCACTCTTGTTAGGGTTTCATTTTAGTCTTGCTATACAAGGCTCATAGAAACTAAATGGAAGTACAGTGAAGTTACATAGAGctgctttattttttgtattttaaaaatgtttttgaaaaatttaaatttttttattttttattttaaattaatttttttttaatattttcgaataattttaatatattaatattaaaaataaattttttaaagctcATTTGAAAATACAACTAGATGTCCAGTCGGCTGCATTCCCAATCCCAAACAAAGCTTTAAAACATGGTTTGTAACCTGATTGATGCCTCTGAGGTTTAAATCCTCCATTTATTAATtccttcaataaaatattaggaTTTTGATGCAcagttattttcaaaataattttttatttgaaaatatattaaaataattttttagattttatttataatttttatattaacaccaaaaatactaaaaaaatattaatttaatagtttttaattaaaattacttttaaaaagtacttaaaaacaaaaataaaaattatctctcGAACTACACACTTTTTTTTCAcgtgcaaacaaaaaaaagtttaaaacatgtttttttttaaatgacattttacttttttccttaaacattttcaaacatataataaaaaaattagttcttaatttatttatttattttaaattgtaattggtattcatgtttcaatttaatataatttagtttgataGCGTTGAGCTGactaaattttctaaatatatgatgaatttttatcgaatcttgttttttttaaaaaaaaattctttaactttTACTTGACGTCATCGGGACCCTCACATTATTCCCTTTGTCCGCTGCCAAACTACGAGATCTGACCGCTGACGTTGACTAGTGACCTTCCCATTAATTTTTAGGAAAACTACAATGTTGTCCTCAActtattagatatattttaattagctCCATATGCTAGCTCCTTACCTATTTAAGTCtggtagaaattattttttaaatttttttatttaaaaatatattaaaataattttttttatttttaaaatttaattttgatatcaaaaaaatctaaaaaaaacttgaaaaaataataatttgtagctaaaaaaatttaaaaatcttcaatAATATGATTAGAAGAGAGTCAATTCACCTCCAATCTCCAATTTTCATGATCTTAAACCTTCAATTTTGATCTATCTATGTTCTAAAGTATTCTAAATTTGGTACTAAgtgtattaaaagaaaataaaagttttttagataattgttatttggttataaaataataattattattaagaataaaatagagTAGATAAGATTTAACGGATTAGAAGGGAAGGAATGAAGGGCACGTAACCTCCTCGtgtgatttgaattttaataagatAGATTGACGACCATTTTGACATGTTGAGAGCAAAATTGGTGCAAATTAGTAAAAAAGCTACCAAATTGAAACCTCAACAGTAAATGAAGGGTGTAATAATAGCATGCAACCAGAGGAGGCATCGAATCTTCAGCCCTTCAATGCCTGTTCTAACTCGTATCCATGTTAGCTTGGCAAAAGGATGTCTTTTGCTGGATTCTATCCTCAAAAAACTACACAGCAAACATCGAGTCATGTCTTTTAATGCTTATGAGCGACTATAAGCACATATGCAGATTTCTCATTCATATGGatggagagaaaaaatcaagaacgGGGCTTTTCCAGGAGAATGTGCTTTGTAACAATTGTTATGAAGAGCAATTGTTCATCTTCACTATAGACAGCAAATTAACACTTGCGGTATTCACAAAGAACTCTATACagtcttcttttgttttcttctcgtCTTGTAGCTTGTTTCATCCATGACAGTAACCTTTGAAGCCAGATCAAGTCGTTTCATCGAATACCATCACCTATAGGACCCAACCAAGAGACATTGTCAAgtcaaaatagaaaagattttgGGAAAAGGCCACAAtattaaacttcaattttcttttttcaagttaataaaaGCATGCAACAATCATTTTCATATTTGAATGTTGAAGTTGCATGCGAGTAGTTATGGTGAAGCCGGAAGGTGTCCAAATAATGCTTTCAAAATGGATTCACCAAGAGAGTGCAGATTATATGGCTGATTTGAGGTTCCAGACTAATCTCTGAATATTCAACTCCGTATCGGACATGGTGATATCTTCAGATAGAATCAATGAAACATTTTTTGACCATCCAGTAATCCATGGATTCCAAGTATAAACAAATACAAGCAGTAAACAAGATGGACATTTCAGCCAAACTATCGAGACTTACATGGCTTCAGTAGACATGATAAGAGATCACTCAAAGTAAAATCATGTGAGAAATGAATCTTCTTTAAATTGTGACTTCTCGAGGCCCCATGGCTGGCAAAGCTGGCAAACCAACTTGTGGCACAGCTGCCTTTCATGGCTCGTAAGCAATTTGTAAGCCCCTTCAGTTTACTAAGGTATGCATTAGAATACATCACATCCTAAATCTCACTtttgttaattagttttttggCTGTTAAGCACAAACGTTGGCTAACCCCTCACACCCCACAAATTCCTCCCACCTGTTGCTGCCTATGCCACTTGAGCAAAAGGCCAATGGCAAGAAAGAAAATTTCTATTCACCTGTTCTGGCTTGCCTCACAACAAAATGTGTGTAAGCATACATGTATTTGagggtaaaagaaaaaaaacaacctaaagtTTTTCTCAAAACTTAATGAGCcaaaagggacaaaaaaattaggttttctGTAAACCTCTCAAGTCTCAACTTCATAAAAATGATTCCAGTACCCAGGAGGAGAGGTGAGGCAATATTGGAATATTTCCAGAACTAGGAAATGCACTGATTGATATATTTCCAGTATGAATATTGAAAATTGAATGAGCaagtttgaagaaaataaagcaacaaTAGTTACCTTTCCACAGACTGGGCAGCTATCACTTCTTTCCATCCACTCATAAATGCAACCAAGGTGGAAATGGTGAGAGCATTTTGTCATTATCTTTGGGTCCTCAGGAGTATATTCTGCATGTGTATAAGTGGgtaaaaacaatgacaaatTGTTAATACGTCTAGTCCATAAGAGCAAGATTTTAAGCATCTTTAAAACATTGACAAAAAGGAGTGTCACTCCCCATCAGAAAGCAGGTTTTGATCCAAGATTTCACTTTTTTGCCACTGATGGCCAAGGTTGCATGTTTGTAGAAGCAGCTTCTTAACTACCAGACTTTTGCTTCTAAGGTTGGATCCAATTTTTTTGTGAGAGTAGGACTAGATGGAAATCTACagtctaaaagaaaaaaatgtggcATGCTCATAGCTCCCCCTTTTTTCTGAAGTTCATAGCATCTTCCAATATGGTTTTAACAgaatttcaaacttcaaaattaCAAGTGTTTGCTTCTAAGGTTGGAACCAATTGATGTGGAAGGTAAGCATGGAATGGAAGAACAGCTACAAAATGGTGGAACGAAGTTCTGACATGCTCAAAGCTTCCATCTTTTTTGGTTCAGACTCGTACCATCTCCCACTATAGTTTTGATAAAATCAGCTAAAAATGCAGATAGCTAGCTTAGCTTTTAAACTAGAAAGACTAGCCAATGTCTTTTATCACTAAAAGCAGCTTTGGTTTGGGTGTTGGGAAGCTGGGGTTCTCAATATGCCTATAGGGTAATAATATCACTATTTAAATGATGGATGATATTCACACCTAAGACAGAGATATCGGAAGACAAACAAGTAAAAAGAATACAGGGTGGGTTGCCTCGTGCTAGGAGATGTATGAAATACTTATTCAACAAGCTAGCAAGGAAGGAGAATAAAAAATGTTCAAGAAATGTTAGA
This region includes:
- the LOC18107347 gene encoding uncharacterized protein LOC18107347 — encoded protein: MFLNCLVALEKVTAPSFFQFKDRRYLSIMAESVSNNTGKKLVRIDVSSDTVCPWCFVGKRNLDKAIAASKDRFDFEIKWHPFFLNPSAPKEGVNKLDFYREKFGSRAEGILARMTEIFKGLGLEYNLSGLTGNTLDSHRLINFAGQQGLDKQHKLAEELFLGYFTQAKYVGDREFLLECAQKVGVEGAAKFLEDPNNGVKEVNEELEKYSAHITGVPFYVINGKQKLSGGQPPEVFQKAFEVSAK